One genomic segment of Kiritimatiella glycovorans includes these proteins:
- a CDS encoding cryptochrome/photolyase family protein, producing the protein MSDGAIFIFRRDLRIDDNPGLRAAAETGTVLPVFLVDDPYSSPEGRAGAWWLPRSLESLRGALRQRHSDLFILEGDPAEALIRAAQTTGLTRVFRNRSYDPGSEAFDGRMEEALRPAGLEVRAFPGDLIYEPWRPSTKQGNPYQVFTPFWRHCERELEPAPACDAAHTGWRLPEKRPSSAEPGATGDPGAPSEYWTPGERGAQARVDTLLDDVLAVYAEDRDRPDRAGTSRLSPHLHFGEISPRRVRESVLDAMQGHAQKGVIRGAEAFLRELGWREFGYHLIYHFPHTAGKPLKEKYADFPWRRDKRALQAWKEGRTGVPIVDAGMRELLATGWMHNRLRMIVASFLVKDLLLPWQEGAAWFRDRLVDADPASNTLGWQWAAGCGADAAPYFRIFNPARQAERFDPDGRYVRRWLGGVEDYPSSPIVDHAAARDRALEAFNAIKG; encoded by the coding sequence GTGAGCGACGGAGCGATATTTATTTTCCGACGCGACCTGCGGATCGACGACAACCCCGGCCTGCGCGCGGCGGCGGAAACCGGGACGGTGCTGCCCGTCTTTCTCGTCGACGACCCGTACAGCTCTCCGGAGGGTCGGGCGGGGGCGTGGTGGCTTCCGCGCTCACTCGAGTCGCTGCGCGGCGCCTTGCGGCAGCGGCATTCCGACCTCTTTATCCTGGAGGGCGATCCCGCCGAGGCCCTGATCCGCGCCGCACAAACCACCGGTTTGACGCGGGTCTTCCGTAACCGGAGCTACGACCCCGGGTCGGAGGCGTTCGATGGCAGGATGGAGGAGGCGCTGCGGCCGGCCGGACTCGAAGTACGCGCGTTCCCCGGTGATCTCATCTACGAACCCTGGCGGCCTTCCACGAAACAGGGCAACCCGTACCAGGTCTTCACTCCGTTCTGGAGACACTGCGAACGTGAACTGGAACCCGCCCCCGCCTGCGATGCCGCGCATACGGGCTGGCGGCTCCCGGAAAAGCGCCCCTCCTCCGCGGAACCCGGGGCGACCGGTGATCCCGGCGCGCCGTCCGAATACTGGACGCCGGGAGAACGCGGCGCGCAGGCGCGGGTCGATACGCTGCTCGACGACGTCCTCGCCGTCTATGCGGAGGACCGTGACCGTCCCGACCGCGCCGGGACCTCGCGCCTGTCCCCCCATCTCCACTTCGGCGAGATCAGCCCGCGCCGCGTGCGCGAATCGGTACTGGACGCCATGCAGGGGCATGCTCAAAAGGGCGTGATCCGCGGGGCCGAAGCCTTTCTCCGCGAGCTGGGCTGGCGCGAATTCGGGTATCACCTGATCTACCACTTCCCGCATACCGCCGGGAAACCGCTCAAGGAGAAATACGCGGACTTCCCCTGGCGCCGCGATAAACGGGCGCTGCAGGCGTGGAAAGAAGGGCGGACCGGGGTTCCCATCGTCGACGCCGGGATGCGCGAACTGCTCGCCACCGGCTGGATGCACAACCGCCTGCGCATGATAGTCGCTTCGTTCCTCGTCAAGGATCTCCTGCTCCCGTGGCAGGAAGGCGCGGCCTGGTTCCGGGACCGGCTGGTCGACGCCGATCCGGCCAGCAATACGCTGGGATGGCAATGGGCGGCGGGGTGCGGCGCCGATGCCGCGCCGTATTTCCGGATCTTCAACCCGGCGCGGCAGGCGGAACGCTTCGATCCCGACGGGCGCTACGTGCGCCGCTGGCTTGGGGGAGTCGAAGACTATCCCTCGTCGCCGATCGTGGATCACGCCGCCGCACGCGACCGCGCGCTGGAGGCGTTCAACGCCATCAAGGGCTGA
- a CDS encoding YceD family protein, giving the protein MTRIPERGVRVEGEEPPGVLELEEDPIAREESPVRWELELQLVSRELVVRGSVSAGVRLRCARCGDFFSTTLQDSSFLRGYPVDEGIAEVDITPDLREALLLNLEAYSLCRPECRGICPQCGKNLNEGPCGCRPEEGPGPWDELDNLNL; this is encoded by the coding sequence TTGACCAGAATACCCGAGCGAGGCGTGCGTGTGGAGGGCGAGGAGCCTCCGGGCGTGCTCGAGCTGGAAGAAGACCCGATCGCGCGCGAGGAGAGTCCCGTGCGCTGGGAGCTGGAGCTGCAGCTGGTAAGCCGCGAACTGGTGGTGCGCGGGTCGGTCTCCGCAGGCGTGCGGCTCCGCTGCGCACGTTGCGGGGATTTTTTCTCGACAACCCTGCAAGATTCTTCTTTTCTTCGCGGTTACCCCGTAGATGAGGGAATCGCGGAAGTGGACATTACGCCGGATCTGAGGGAGGCGCTCCTGCTCAACCTGGAGGCCTATTCGCTCTGCCGGCCGGAGTGCCGGGGGATCTGCCCACAGTGCGGTAAAAATCTGAATGAAGGCCCCTGCGGTTGCCGTCCGGAAGAAGGCCCCGGGCCGTGGGATGAACTCGACAACCTGAACCTGTGA
- a CDS encoding beta-ketoacyl-ACP synthase III, with protein MSAGTETEHAGAAARTASIVGTGMYVPERVVTNRDLEEIVDTSDEWIFSRTGMRERRIAAEDQATSDLAAEAAKAALADAGVAAAEVDQLITATLSPDMIFPSTACLVQHRIGADRAACFDLGAACSGFLYALEQARCSIASGAADTVLVIGAEKMSAFLDWEDRSTCVLFGDGAGAAVLRARGDRIGVGEAVLGADGSLAELLCVPAGGSRMPASEDTLRRRLHCLRMEGREVYKHAVSHMVESVYDVLRRHELDPDEIACFIPHQANARIIQAVGARLDVEERMFMDVERYGNTSAAALAIALHEAVKSGTVSRGELMVLVAFGGGFTWGANIVECTL; from the coding sequence ATGAGCGCGGGAACGGAAACAGAGCACGCCGGTGCCGCCGCGCGTACGGCGTCGATTGTCGGCACCGGCATGTACGTTCCCGAGCGCGTAGTGACCAACCGCGATCTGGAAGAGATCGTGGACACCTCCGACGAATGGATCTTCAGCCGCACCGGGATGCGCGAGCGGCGGATCGCGGCGGAGGATCAGGCGACCTCCGATCTTGCGGCGGAGGCGGCGAAGGCGGCGCTGGCCGACGCGGGCGTCGCGGCGGCGGAGGTCGATCAGCTTATCACCGCCACCCTCTCGCCCGACATGATCTTCCCGAGTACGGCCTGCCTGGTCCAGCACAGGATCGGCGCGGACCGCGCCGCCTGTTTCGATCTCGGCGCGGCCTGCTCCGGATTCCTCTACGCGCTGGAGCAGGCCCGTTGCTCGATCGCCTCCGGTGCCGCCGATACGGTACTGGTCATCGGTGCGGAAAAGATGAGCGCCTTCCTCGACTGGGAGGACCGCTCCACCTGCGTGCTGTTCGGCGACGGGGCCGGCGCCGCCGTGCTGCGCGCCCGCGGCGACCGGATCGGCGTCGGCGAGGCGGTCCTGGGCGCCGACGGCTCGCTCGCCGAGCTGCTCTGTGTGCCCGCGGGCGGGAGCCGGATGCCCGCCAGCGAGGACACGCTCCGCCGGCGTCTGCACTGTCTGCGCATGGAGGGCCGCGAGGTCTACAAGCACGCGGTCAGCCACATGGTGGAGTCGGTCTACGACGTGCTCCGCCGGCACGAACTCGATCCCGACGAGATCGCCTGCTTCATTCCCCACCAGGCCAACGCACGGATCATTCAGGCGGTGGGCGCGCGCCTCGATGTGGAAGAGCGGATGTTTATGGATGTCGAACGCTACGGCAACACCTCGGCGGCGGCGCTGGCGATCGCGCTGCACGAGGCCGTAAAAAGCGGAACCGTAAGCCGCGGTGAACTGATGGTCCTGGTCGCCTTCGGGGGCGGGTTCACCTGGGGCGCCAACATCGTGGAGTGTACCTTATGA
- the plsX gene encoding phosphate acyltransferase PlsX has product MRIAVDAMGGDFAPREVVAGSVRAARDMKDVTSLVLVGDEHAVRGELEGFKGLPDKLTVHHASEVVEMGEAPAGAVRRKKDSSISRAADLVKQGEADALFTAGNTGAAVAAASLKWRRLAGVDRPAIATVIPSRDRPFVLIDAGANTDCTPRMLYQFAVMGRIYSREILGRPDPRVGLVSIGEEEAKGNETTRTAHRILKDSPMNFVGNVESRDLYEGRVDVAVSDGFVGNVVLKTSESVAHFFARWIRDELSRNWLRKAGALLARGAFVTMKKRLSSDAYGGAPLLGVRNICIIGHGSSNARAVYNGIRVAQEAIRHEVNHLIEDELKEQPE; this is encoded by the coding sequence ATGCGGATTGCGGTCGACGCCATGGGCGGCGATTTCGCGCCCCGTGAAGTGGTCGCGGGCAGCGTGAGGGCCGCCCGCGACATGAAGGACGTGACGAGTCTCGTCCTGGTGGGCGACGAACACGCCGTCCGCGGTGAACTCGAAGGCTTTAAAGGGCTTCCGGATAAACTCACCGTCCATCACGCCTCCGAAGTGGTCGAGATGGGTGAGGCGCCCGCCGGCGCGGTGCGCCGCAAGAAAGACTCCTCGATCTCCCGCGCCGCCGATCTCGTCAAGCAGGGCGAGGCCGATGCCCTCTTCACCGCGGGGAACACCGGGGCCGCCGTGGCCGCCGCCAGCCTCAAATGGCGCCGCCTCGCGGGGGTCGACCGCCCCGCCATCGCCACCGTCATCCCGAGCCGCGACCGGCCGTTCGTGCTGATCGACGCAGGGGCGAACACGGACTGCACGCCCCGCATGCTCTACCAGTTCGCGGTGATGGGACGCATCTACTCGCGCGAGATTCTCGGGCGGCCCGATCCCCGCGTCGGTCTCGTGAGCATCGGCGAGGAGGAGGCGAAAGGCAACGAGACCACCCGGACCGCGCACCGGATCCTCAAGGACAGTCCGATGAATTTCGTCGGCAACGTGGAAAGCCGCGACCTCTATGAAGGGCGGGTCGATGTGGCGGTATCCGACGGCTTTGTCGGGAACGTGGTGCTCAAGACGAGCGAGAGCGTGGCGCACTTTTTCGCCCGGTGGATTCGGGACGAGCTGAGCCGGAACTGGCTGCGCAAGGCCGGCGCGCTGTTGGCGCGCGGTGCGTTCGTGACCATGAAGAAGCGGCTCAGTTCCGATGCTTACGGCGGCGCACCGTTGCTCGGCGTGCGCAATATCTGTATTATCGGCCACGGGTCGTCCAACGCGCGAGCCGTATACAACGGGATCCGCGTGGCGCAGGAAGCGATCCGGCACGAGGTCAATCACCTGATCGAAGACGAACTGAAAGAGCAGCCCGAATGA
- a CDS encoding aldose epimerase family protein: MIAGMNLFGITGDGREVREYLLRNGNGIEAGILDYGGIVRTLRVPDAEGAAADIALGFDTLAEYEAKSPYFGAMVGRYANRIGGAAFTLDGRTYTLPANEGPHHIHGGRCGFDRAVWHAEPRSGDGYDGLRLRHRSPDGDEGYPGRLSVTVDYTLNDRNELRIDCEAESDRPTVCNLTHHSYFNLAGHGAGSVLDHELMLCADFFTPTDADSIPTGEVRPVEGTPMDFRAMKTIGRDIEAPDPQLEYAGGYDQNFVLRRHYAGEQVPAARLVHPGSGRVMDVVTSEPGIQLYTGNALEGVEGKGGACYPRRSGICLETQHFPDSPNRPHFPSTTLRPGQVYRSTTLYRFTSRTAR; the protein is encoded by the coding sequence ATGATCGCGGGCATGAATCTATTCGGCATCACGGGAGACGGGCGCGAGGTGCGCGAGTATCTCCTGCGCAACGGGAACGGGATTGAGGCGGGGATTCTCGACTACGGGGGGATCGTGCGGACGCTGCGGGTGCCCGATGCGGAGGGCGCCGCGGCGGATATCGCGCTCGGATTTGACACGCTCGCCGAGTACGAGGCGAAGAGTCCGTACTTCGGTGCGATGGTCGGTCGCTACGCGAACCGGATCGGCGGGGCGGCGTTCACGCTCGACGGACGCACGTACACGCTGCCTGCGAACGAGGGCCCCCATCATATTCACGGCGGCCGCTGCGGGTTCGACCGGGCCGTGTGGCACGCCGAGCCGCGGAGCGGCGACGGGTATGACGGCCTGCGGCTGCGGCATCGCAGTCCCGACGGCGACGAAGGCTATCCCGGCAGGCTCTCGGTCACCGTCGACTATACCCTGAACGACCGCAATGAGCTGCGGATCGACTGCGAGGCGGAGAGCGACCGCCCCACCGTCTGCAACCTGACCCATCACAGCTACTTCAACCTCGCCGGCCACGGCGCCGGGTCGGTGCTCGATCATGAGCTGATGCTCTGCGCCGATTTTTTCACGCCTACGGATGCGGATTCGATTCCGACCGGCGAGGTGCGCCCCGTGGAGGGCACGCCGATGGATTTTCGCGCGATGAAGACGATCGGGCGCGACATCGAGGCGCCGGATCCGCAACTCGAATATGCAGGCGGGTACGATCAGAACTTCGTGCTGCGCAGGCATTACGCCGGCGAACAGGTCCCCGCCGCGCGGCTGGTTCACCCGGGCAGCGGGCGGGTGATGGACGTGGTGACGAGCGAGCCGGGGATCCAGCTTTACACGGGCAATGCTCTCGAGGGGGTGGAAGGGAAGGGCGGTGCCTGTTACCCGCGCCGGAGCGGGATATGTCTGGAGACTCAGCACTTTCCCGATTCCCCGAACCGCCCGCACTTTCCGTCGACCACGCTGCGTCCCGGGCAGGTATACCGGTCGACCACCCTCTACCGGTTCACCTCCCGGACCGCTCGCTGA
- a CDS encoding cation:proton antiporter, with translation MTVEVSILALLGVLIIGGYYVGQAVRPLRVPSLIGYMLLGIVLGPSLLGWFDRETLDGLSFITEIILGFVAFSIGAELSIASLKQQGWGIISIILTESLLAFGLVTLAVYLVTGDLPMSLFFGAMAPASAPAGTVAVIHETKAKGPLTRALYAVVGFDDGLAIVIFGIAAAAARYLLVSADGGEVNGVWGELWRPIRELLFSAGIGCGVGFVFCLLMRRVKSASASLIHIFGALFAAIGLSQMAHASLILTNMFVGFVLVNFYRERDVQQVTRELYTLMPLMFILFFGLAGAHLRLGLLPQLGLTGAVYMLARSLGLVGGARIGAFLGGVRGVVQKYVGMGILSQAGVAIGLAMIVKQELASVGGDHAERIGAMVLTTVTATSVIFEIIGPMLARHALEKAGETRG, from the coding sequence TTGACGGTTGAGGTTTCCATCCTGGCGCTGCTGGGCGTGCTGATCATCGGCGGCTACTATGTGGGACAGGCGGTCCGTCCCCTGCGCGTCCCCTCGCTGATCGGCTACATGCTGCTGGGCATCGTGCTGGGACCCTCGCTTCTGGGGTGGTTCGACCGCGAAACGCTCGACGGCCTGTCGTTCATCACGGAGATCATCCTTGGCTTCGTCGCGTTCAGCATCGGTGCCGAACTCAGCATCGCTTCGCTGAAACAGCAGGGCTGGGGCATCATCTCGATCATCCTCACCGAGAGTCTGCTGGCCTTCGGCCTGGTGACCCTCGCGGTCTACCTCGTGACCGGCGATCTGCCGATGTCGCTGTTCTTCGGCGCGATGGCGCCCGCGAGCGCGCCGGCGGGCACGGTGGCGGTGATACATGAGACGAAGGCGAAAGGCCCCCTGACCCGTGCACTGTACGCCGTGGTCGGATTCGACGACGGTCTGGCGATCGTGATCTTCGGCATCGCCGCCGCTGCGGCGCGCTACCTGCTCGTCAGCGCCGACGGCGGCGAGGTCAACGGCGTCTGGGGCGAGCTGTGGAGGCCGATTCGCGAGCTGCTCTTCAGCGCCGGTATCGGCTGCGGGGTCGGATTCGTCTTCTGTCTGCTGATGCGCCGGGTCAAGAGCGCCTCCGCCTCGCTCATCCATATCTTCGGCGCGCTGTTCGCGGCGATCGGGCTCTCCCAGATGGCGCACGCCTCGCTGATCCTGACCAACATGTTCGTGGGGTTTGTGTTGGTGAACTTCTACCGCGAACGCGACGTCCAGCAGGTGACGCGCGAGCTGTACACCCTGATGCCGCTCATGTTCATCCTTTTCTTCGGCCTTGCGGGCGCCCACCTCCGGCTGGGACTGCTCCCGCAGCTCGGACTCACCGGCGCGGTTTACATGCTCGCACGCTCCCTGGGGCTGGTCGGCGGCGCACGGATCGGCGCCTTCCTCGGCGGGGTCAGAGGCGTGGTACAGAAGTACGTGGGCATGGGCATCCTCTCGCAGGCCGGGGTCGCGATCGGCCTGGCCATGATCGTCAAACAGGAACTCGCCTCCGTGGGCGGGGACCACGCCGAACGTATCGGCGCGATGGTGCTGACGACCGTGACCGCGACCTCCGTAATTTTCGAAATCATCGGCCCCATGCTCGCCAGGCACGCCCTTGAGAAAGCGGGGGAGACAAGGGGTTGA
- the fabG gene encoding 3-oxoacyl-[acyl-carrier-protein] reductase, giving the protein MGPLEGKTAMVTGAAQGIGRAIALKLAQQGADVALCDLNEDGLRETCEAVSGHGVRAETFTMNVAESDSVTSTVKQIEKDMDGIDVLVNNAGITRDNLVMRMSEEDWDAVLNVNLKGAFLCSRAVMRGMMKRRAGSIVNIASIIGVIGNAGQANYAASKGGVISLTKTLAKELAPRNIRVNAVAPGFIRTAMTEALPEETRQKMLEHIPLDRFGEADDVADVVLFLGSDSSAYVTGQVVSVCGGMVM; this is encoded by the coding sequence ATGGGACCATTGGAAGGTAAAACGGCGATGGTGACGGGCGCGGCGCAGGGGATCGGCCGCGCTATCGCGCTCAAACTGGCGCAACAGGGCGCGGACGTGGCTCTGTGCGACCTGAACGAGGACGGCCTGCGCGAGACCTGCGAAGCGGTCTCCGGCCACGGCGTGCGGGCGGAAACTTTCACGATGAACGTCGCCGAGAGCGACTCCGTGACCTCGACGGTTAAGCAGATCGAAAAGGACATGGACGGCATCGATGTGCTGGTCAACAATGCCGGCATCACCCGCGACAACCTCGTGATGCGGATGTCCGAAGAGGACTGGGACGCCGTGCTGAACGTGAATCTCAAGGGCGCCTTTCTCTGCAGCCGCGCCGTCATGCGCGGGATGATGAAACGCCGCGCCGGAAGCATCGTCAACATCGCCTCGATCATCGGCGTGATCGGCAATGCCGGCCAGGCCAACTACGCGGCATCGAAGGGCGGGGTGATCTCGCTGACGAAAACTCTCGCCAAGGAACTCGCACCGCGGAATATACGCGTGAACGCGGTCGCGCCCGGCTTCATCCGTACCGCGATGACGGAGGCGCTGCCGGAGGAAACGCGGCAGAAGATGCTCGAGCACATCCCGCTCGACCGATTCGGCGAAGCGGACGACGTGGCCGATGTGGTGCTTTTTCTGGGAAGTGACTCCTCCGCATATGTAACCGGACAGGTCGTTTCGGTGTGCGGCGGAATGGTTATGTAA
- the acpP gene encoding acyl carrier protein, producing MALEDKVKDIVVEQLGVNADQVTPEASFMSDLGADSLDTVELVMAFEEEFGAEIPDEDAEKLETVGAVIEYLKEKGFDSE from the coding sequence ATGGCATTGGAAGACAAGGTCAAGGATATCGTGGTCGAACAGCTCGGCGTCAACGCCGACCAGGTCACGCCCGAGGCGTCGTTCATGTCCGATCTGGGCGCGGACTCGCTCGATACGGTCGAACTCGTGATGGCGTTCGAAGAGGAATTCGGGGCGGAGATCCCGGACGAGGACGCCGAAAAGCTTGAAACCGTGGGCGCGGTCATCGAATACCTGAAGGAAAAGGGATTCGACAGCGAATAA
- the fabF gene encoding beta-ketoacyl-ACP synthase II, producing the protein MDRRKVVITGMGTVSPLGCELDTVWDALVAGTSGVSTITSLPGLEDYDSQIAGQVQGFDGESFFAKKELRKMDPFVRYGLAAAMMALRDSGLEMDREDPRRMGVIASSGVGGLQELEAQYRTYMEKGPRRYSPFMIPKMITNIIAGEIAIRLGFKGPNFCVTSACASGTHSLGEAMRKIQYGEADVVLSGGTEAPICTLGVGGFCAMKALSTRNDEPERASRPFDAERDGFVVGEGAGMLVLEEYERAKARGARIYCEIAGYGASCDAYHITAPNAEGEEAARAMEIAVRDAGLTPDGIDYINAHGTSTPLNDKTETLAVKKAFGEEAARKVMISSTKSMTGHLLGAAGGMEAIAVAKSLQTGVVHPTINYENPDPECDLDYVPNEAREKKIRAALSNSLGFGGHNGTLAFRAV; encoded by the coding sequence ATGGATCGCCGAAAAGTGGTAATCACCGGAATGGGCACGGTCTCGCCCCTCGGATGCGAACTGGATACGGTCTGGGATGCGCTCGTCGCGGGAACGTCAGGCGTGTCCACCATCACCTCGCTGCCGGGTCTGGAGGATTACGACTCGCAGATCGCCGGCCAGGTTCAGGGGTTCGACGGGGAGTCCTTTTTCGCAAAAAAGGAACTGCGGAAAATGGATCCGTTCGTCCGCTACGGCCTGGCCGCGGCGATGATGGCGCTGCGCGATTCGGGGCTGGAGATGGACCGGGAAGACCCGCGCCGGATGGGCGTGATCGCCAGTTCGGGCGTCGGAGGACTGCAGGAGCTGGAGGCCCAGTACCGCACGTACATGGAAAAGGGTCCGCGCCGCTATTCCCCGTTCATGATCCCGAAGATGATCACCAATATCATTGCCGGCGAGATCGCGATCCGTCTGGGCTTCAAGGGACCGAATTTCTGCGTGACTTCCGCCTGCGCCTCCGGGACCCATTCGCTGGGCGAGGCGATGCGCAAGATCCAGTACGGCGAGGCCGACGTCGTACTCTCCGGGGGAACCGAAGCGCCGATCTGTACCCTCGGTGTGGGCGGGTTCTGCGCGATGAAGGCGCTGAGTACGCGCAACGATGAGCCCGAGCGCGCCTCGCGGCCGTTCGACGCCGAGCGCGACGGATTCGTCGTGGGCGAAGGCGCCGGCATGCTGGTGCTCGAGGAATACGAACGAGCGAAGGCGCGCGGAGCCCGCATCTACTGCGAAATCGCGGGCTACGGCGCCTCCTGCGACGCCTACCATATCACCGCCCCGAACGCCGAAGGCGAGGAGGCCGCCCGCGCGATGGAGATCGCGGTCCGCGACGCCGGGCTCACGCCTGACGGGATCGACTACATCAACGCCCACGGCACGAGCACACCGCTCAATGATAAGACCGAGACGCTCGCCGTCAAAAAGGCGTTCGGCGAAGAGGCGGCCCGTAAGGTCATGATCAGTTCGACGAAGTCGATGACCGGACACCTGCTCGGGGCGGCGGGCGGCATGGAGGCGATCGCCGTCGCCAAATCGCTCCAGACCGGCGTCGTCCACCCCACGATCAATTACGAGAACCCCGACCCGGAGTGCGACCTCGACTACGTGCCCAACGAGGCGCGCGAGAAGAAGATCCGCGCCGCGCTGAGCAACTCGCTCGGCTTCGGCGGCCACAACGGAACGCTCGCCTTTCGGGCGGTCTGA
- the rpmF gene encoding 50S ribosomal protein L32, with translation MAVPKTKKSKSKKRMRKAAIRKPCARAQSCEQCGADKLAHRVCPSCGYYRGRQVVTVSDED, from the coding sequence ATGGCTGTACCGAAGACTAAGAAGTCCAAGAGCAAGAAGCGCATGCGCAAGGCGGCGATCCGCAAGCCCTGCGCCCGGGCGCAGAGTTGCGAACAGTGTGGCGCGGACAAGCTCGCGCATCGCGTGTGCCCGAGCTGCGGTTACTACCGCGGGCGCCAGGTCGTCACCGTCAGCGACGAAGACTGA
- the fabD gene encoding ACP S-malonyltransferase yields the protein MTTRAALFPGQGSQKVGMGRDWAEERPSCRALFDQAGEVLGLDLAAVCFEGPDEKLADSRYTQPAVFTVSAAVWNALREERPGWTFAAAAGHSLGEWTALYAAGVLGFRDAVRVLKARGEFIQEACLAHPGGMSAVIGLEEEQIAEIAEATGATAANRNAPGQTVFSGSIDRLEAAEEQARAAGAKRVVRLEVAGAFHSPLMEPAAQKLRPLLDGIEFGQPAFPVLSNVTGKPHGDADSIREHMTAQIVSPVRWIDDVCWMTAQGVDTMVECGPGRVLSGLVKRIDKTPRLLTMSAVTDLKQLDEEG from the coding sequence ATGACGACCCGTGCAGCACTGTTTCCCGGACAGGGATCGCAGAAAGTCGGGATGGGGCGCGACTGGGCGGAGGAGCGTCCCTCCTGCCGCGCCCTCTTCGATCAGGCCGGCGAGGTGCTCGGTCTGGATCTGGCCGCCGTGTGCTTTGAAGGGCCGGACGAAAAGCTGGCCGACTCGCGCTACACGCAGCCCGCCGTCTTTACGGTCAGCGCCGCGGTGTGGAATGCACTCCGGGAAGAACGTCCCGGCTGGACCTTCGCGGCCGCGGCCGGACACAGCCTCGGCGAATGGACCGCGCTCTACGCCGCCGGCGTGCTCGGATTCCGCGATGCCGTACGCGTGCTCAAGGCGCGCGGCGAATTCATCCAGGAGGCCTGCCTCGCCCACCCCGGCGGGATGAGCGCCGTGATCGGTCTCGAGGAGGAACAGATCGCGGAGATCGCCGAAGCGACCGGCGCGACCGCCGCCAACCGTAACGCCCCCGGACAGACCGTGTTCTCCGGATCGATCGACCGCCTGGAGGCGGCGGAGGAACAGGCCCGCGCCGCCGGAGCCAAACGCGTCGTCCGCCTCGAAGTCGCCGGCGCCTTCCATTCGCCGCTCATGGAGCCCGCCGCGCAGAAACTGCGCCCGCTGCTCGACGGGATCGAGTTCGGCCAACCCGCGTTCCCGGTGCTCTCCAATGTCACGGGAAAACCGCACGGGGACGCCGATTCCATCCGCGAACACATGACCGCCCAGATCGTCTCGCCGGTGCGCTGGATTGATGACGTGTGCTGGATGACGGCGCAGGGCGTCGATACCATGGTCGAATGCGGACCCGGACGCGTGCTTTCCGGGCTGGTAAAGCGGATTGACAAGACACCGCGACTGCTTACCATGAGCGCCGTAACGGATTTGAAACAATTGGATGAAGAAGGGTGA